The DNA segment TAGCCGATGAAGGAGCCGAAGGTGCCGGTGTAGAGGACGGCCATGATCCAGGTGTGCGGGTCGCGCGCGGCCTCCTCGGCGGCGCCGGTGTCGTTGCGTACGGGCGCCAGGTTGTCCATGTGGCGCGCGGCGCATCCGGCGGCCAGCAGGATCAGCGGCAGGTAGGCGGCGAGCACGATCCTGGGGTGCGCGGCGCCGGCCGTCCCGATGACCAGGAGCCCGGCCAGCTGCACCACGGGGACGCCGATGTTGCCGCCGCCCGCGTTGAGCCCGAGCGCCCAGCCCTTTCTGCGGAGCGGGAAGAAGGCGTTGATGTTGGTCATCGAGGAGGCGAAGTTCCCGCCGCCGACGCCGGTCAGCGCGGAGACGGCGAGGAAGGTCCCGTACGAGGTGCCGGGCTCCATCACGAGGAGGGCGGCGCTCACCGGCACCAGCAGGGTGAGCGTGCTGAACACCGTCCAGTTCCGGCCGCCGAACCGGGCCACGGCGAAGGTGTACGGGACGCGGGCGAGGGCGCCGACGAGGGTGGCGGTGGAGATGAGGAAGAACTTCCCGGCCGGGTCGATCCCGTACTCGGGTCCCATGAACAGCACCATCACCGACCACAGGGTCCACACGGAGAAGCCGATGTGCTCGGACAGGACGGAGAACCAGAGGTTGCGGTGGGCCGTGCGCTCACCGGTCTCGCGCCAGAAGGTCTCGTCCTCCGGGTCCCAGTGCTCGATCCAACGGCCTGCCATGGCGCGCCTCCAGGGATGCTCGGGGGTGTTGTCCGGACCCTAAGCAGCGCACGTTTCGGTGCCGTGCCGCTCAAGGTGACCTCGAAGCAACCTGGCGCTCACCGGGCCGGGGGCGGCCCGGTGAGCGGGGCGGTCAGGTGCGGGCGGCGCGGGTGGTGCCGTTGGGCCAGAGCCTGGGGCGCCGCTTGGCGGCCAGGTCCTCGACCCAGCCGACGGCGAGGATCATCAGCCCGATCAGCGGCCAGACGACGATCAGCGCGAGGGCGTTGTCGGCCCGGTCGATGTAGGTGCCGAGGTGGTCGCCGACCCAGGGCACGTCCCAGAGCAGATCGATGATCGGGAAGGTGGCCATCAGCAGCAGGTTGTGCCAGAGGTAGATGGTCACCGCCCGGTTGTTGGCGAGGGTGATCAGGGTGTCCCAGCCCGCCAGCCGGGGCGGCAGCGTCCGCCAGGAGGGCGCGTACTGGAGCAGGATCATGCAGAAGCCGAGCGACCAGGTGGCCTGGGCGAGCGGGATCTCGTCGAGGTTCCAGCCCTCCTCGGTGAGGTGGTGCGCGCCCCACCACAGGGCGAAGGCCATGAGCATCGCGGCCAGCGAGACCGCGAGGTAGCGCGGAACGGTCTTCAGCAGCCCGTCGTGGTGCGCGAAGCCGAGAATCCAGCAGGAGCCGAACACCGCGAAGTCGACCAGGCCCTCCCCGGCCGAACCGGGCACGGTGACGAGCCCGGTGCCGATGACGGCGGTGAGGCCGATCGGGGCGAGCAAGGTCACCCAGGGCAGCTTCCGGAACGCCTTGAGCAGCAGCGGGGAGGCCAGGACGAACCACAGATAGGCGCGGATGTACCAGAGCGGCCCTATGGCCTGCTCGGCCCAGGAGGTCTCCAGCCAGCCGCCCTCGGAGCCGTTCTCCCAGGGGAAGGGCGGGGTGCCGATCGGGAGGAGGTAGCAGCCCAGCTTGAGGAACCACCAGATGCCCTCCTCGCGCACCGGCTTCCAGCCGAGCAGGAAGACCGTGGGCACGACGACGGCGGCGAACGCCCACATCGGCGGCAGCAGCCTGCGGACGCGGGAGCGGATGACGCTCCACGCGGGACGGGCCAGCGAGCGCGCCATCAGCGATCCGGCCAGCGCGAACATGACGCCCATGGACGGGAAGATCACGGTCAGCCAGGCCCAGCCGAAGAGGTGGAAGATCACTACCCGGACCAGGGCGACGGCGCGCAGCAGATCGAGATAGCGGTCCCGGCCGGAACCGGCGGGCGCGGGGGCAGGGGCGGGTTCGGCGGGGGCGGGCGCGGTGACGGGGGCGGGCTCGGTGACGGGGGCGGCGGGGCGTACCGCGCGCAGCGCCATCGTCCGCTCGTTCCCGTGCGGCTCTCCGTACGGCCGCTGTGTGTGCGTCATGCGACGGGCCTCCGGTCGTGGGCGGGTCCGCGCTGGGCCTGTGTCGCGCCGGGCGCCTCGACGACGACCCCGGTGCGGCGCAGCTTCTGCCAGCGCAGCCGGCCGCCGGTGAGCGCGGTGATCCAGGACTGGAGCAGGACGACGTACATGAGCTGCCGGTACAGGACCTGCTGGAGGGGCAGCGAGAGCAGATGCGTCATGCGTTCCCGGTCGAGCCGGAAGGCGTACGCGGCGCACACGGCCTGGACCGCGAGGACGCCGAGCCAGGCGACGACGGTCTTCTCGGTGGGCCCGAAGACGAGCCCGTACAGCAGGAAGACGTCGATGAGCGGGGCGAGCAGCGGGGCGACGACCATGAACAGCGAGACGAATGGCAGCCCGACGCGCCCGAACCGGCCGGAGGGCCCGCGCTCGATGACCGCGCGGCGGTGCTTCCAGATGGCCTGCATCGTGCCGTACGACCAGCGGTAGCGCTGGGACCAGAGCTGCTGGACGGTCTCCGGCGCCTCGGTCCAGGCGCGGGCGTTCTCCGCGTAGACGACGCGCCAGCCGTCCCGGTGCAGGGCCATCGTGACGTCGGTGTCCTCGGCGAGGGTGTCCTCGCTGATGCCGCCGACCCGCTCCAGCGCCTCGCGCCGGAACGCCCCGACCGCGCCGGGGATGGTGGGCATGCAGCGCAGCACGTCGTACATGCGGCGGTCGAGGTTGAAGCCCATCACGTACTCGATGTGCTGCCAGGCGCCGATGAGCGAGTCGCGGTTGCCGACCTTGGCGTTGCCGGCGACGGCCCCGACGCGCGGGTCGCCGAAGGGCTGGACCAGCTCGCGGACGGTGGACGGCTCGAAGACCGTGTCGCCGTCCATCATGACGATGATGTCGTTGCGGGCGTGCGCGATGCCGTTGTTCAGGGCGGCGGGCTTGCCCGCGTTGCGCTGGCGCACCACCCGGACGTTGGGCAGCCGCATCCGCTGGACGATGTCCGCGGTGCCGTCCGTGGAGCCGTCGTCGATCACGATGACTTCGACCGGATAGTCGCTTGCCAGCAGCGAGCGCACCGTGTTCGCGATGCACTTCTTCTCGTTGTACGCGGGCACCAGGACGGTCACCGTACGGGTGACGGGCTCGCCCCATTCGAAGTCGCGTCTGCGGACCCGGCGGGCGTGGACGAAGGAGAGCACCAGCATCAGCCCGAAGCGGGCGAAGACCAGCACGCCGATGACGGCGAGCCCGGCGACCATCACATCGGTGAGGTGCTCCGAGACGCCCACGGCGTAGACGAACGCCTTGCCCTTCCACAGATCGAAACCGGTCACCCGGGTGTGCGCGCTGGGGGCGCCGAGCGCGTCGGTGAGGTTGGTGAACTCGTAGCCCCGCTCCTGCATCTGCGGCAGGAACTTCCCCAGGGCGGTGACGGTCTGCGACCGGTCGCCCCCGGAGTCGTGCATCAGGATGATGGCGCCCTTGCCGTGCTTGGGCGTGGCCCGCTCGATGATCGCGTCGACACCTGGCCGCTTCCAGTCCTCGCTGTCGGTGTTGTTGACGACGGTGAGGTAGCCGCGGCTGCCGATGTACTGGGTGACCGGCCAGGACGCGTTGTCCATGGCGTCGGCGAAGGAGGAGTAGGGCGGCCGGAACAGCGAGGTGCGGATGCCGGCCGCTCCGGCGAGCACCAGCTGGTTCTGGGACAGCTCCCAGTCGATGCGGCCGGGTGACTGGTACGACAGGTCGGGGTGGTTGAAGGTGTGCAGCCCGACCTCGTGCCCCTCGTCGACCATGCGCCGCACCAGGTCCGGATAGCGCGAGGCCATGGTGCCGGTGACGAAGAAGACGCCGTGCGCGTCGTACTTCTTCAGCTCGTCCAGCACCTTGGGCGTCCACTCCGGGTCCGGCCCGTCGTCGAAGGTCAGCACGATGCGGTGGTTCGGGATGCGCAGGCTCTTCGCGGCCTCGGTGGTGCTGCGGGCGTCGATGACCGGCCCGCCCTCCAGGACCCGCTCGGGCACCCGGTCGGTCGCGACCGGCGGGCGGACGCGGTGATCGGCGAGGATTTCGCTGTGCACATAGCCACGCAGCATCAGCATGGCGAGCAGGGCAACGAGGAACAGCAGCGGCAGCATGTAGCGCATGGGAAGTCTGCGCCGGCGGGTCTGCTTCTTCCTGTGGGTGTTGCGCCTGCCCCGTGGGGCAGGATTGGTCATCTACTCGACGCCTTCTTGTCCTTGCGCGGGGTCTGTGGAATCGCCGCCGGGGTCCGGGGACACCGGCGCGGTGCCGTCGTCACCGGCGGGGGCCGTCGTCTCCTGCTGCTGCTCCTGCCCGGAGAGCGGGAGGAAGGGGGCGCTGGAGTTGCCGCCGAGCACGGCCACGACGAGGGTCACCGCGTAACAGACGCAGACCGCGGCCAGGACCCAGCCGAAACGTCTCAGCGTCTTGCCGCGCCGGCCGCTCTCGTCCACGAAGACGGGGCCGTCGGAGCCTTCCGGAGCGGTGGGTTCCGGCAGCAGCTCGGAGAGCTGCCGTCCGATTCCGTCCAGCTGGATGGTGACTTCGTTCGGCTCGTGTGTGTGCCCCGCACGGGCACCTTCACGCCAAGTTTCCACTGTTGTACGCACTTCCCCCACTCAGGAACGGGTGCGCGCAACTGACCGGTCGTACGTCGCGCCGGACGGGCCCCCACCCTGTCCACGCGCCCCCTACCACAGTGCACCCGGTCCATGAATGTAGCGCACGCCGGGACGCTTCGAACCCGCCGGGAGCCGTTGTTCATGATGAGAGATACATCTGTTTTCGAACCGTGCTGCGCCTGCTGCCTCCTACGAGTGAGCGCCCGAAGCACAGCGTAGGCGCACGCCCCGGCGCGCACTCCCCCGCGCCCCCTCGCGGAGCACGAACCGGGGCCAGGAAACGGGGCCGGGAAACGCGAGGACCCCGCTGCCGGTGGCAACGGGGTCCTCGTTCACATGGGAATTGTGGAGATGGCGGGAATCGAACCCGCGTCCAACGGTGCGGAACCAGGGCTTCTCCGAGTGCAGTCCGCTACGCTTTTCTCGGCCTC comes from the Streptomyces sp. NBC_00525 genome and includes:
- a CDS encoding nitrate/nitrite transporter; amino-acid sequence: MAGRWIEHWDPEDETFWRETGERTAHRNLWFSVLSEHIGFSVWTLWSVMVLFMGPEYGIDPAGKFFLISTATLVGALARVPYTFAVARFGGRNWTVFSTLTLLVPVSAALLVMEPGTSYGTFLAVSALTGVGGGNFASSMTNINAFFPLRRKGWALGLNAGGGNIGVPVVQLAGLLVIGTAGAAHPRIVLAAYLPLILLAAGCAARHMDNLAPVRNDTGAAEEAARDPHTWIMAVLYTGTFGSFIGYSFAFGLVLQTQFGRTPLQAASLTFIGPLLGSLIRPLGGWLADRYGGARITLADFAAMAAATGVVVYASRTGSLPLFLTGFTALFALSGLGNGSTYKMIPGIFHARAVARGLRGEAAAAHGRRLSGAAMGLIGAVGALGGLAVNLAFRQSFGTSGTGTAAFWSFLAFYAVCSALTWAVYLRRAAPVPAKPQLGYAEV
- a CDS encoding acyltransferase family protein — protein: MTHTQRPYGEPHGNERTMALRAVRPAAPVTEPAPVTAPAPAEPAPAPAPAGSGRDRYLDLLRAVALVRVVIFHLFGWAWLTVIFPSMGVMFALAGSLMARSLARPAWSVIRSRVRRLLPPMWAFAAVVVPTVFLLGWKPVREEGIWWFLKLGCYLLPIGTPPFPWENGSEGGWLETSWAEQAIGPLWYIRAYLWFVLASPLLLKAFRKLPWVTLLAPIGLTAVIGTGLVTVPGSAGEGLVDFAVFGSCWILGFAHHDGLLKTVPRYLAVSLAAMLMAFALWWGAHHLTEEGWNLDEIPLAQATWSLGFCMILLQYAPSWRTLPPRLAGWDTLITLANNRAVTIYLWHNLLLMATFPIIDLLWDVPWVGDHLGTYIDRADNALALIVVWPLIGLMILAVGWVEDLAAKRRPRLWPNGTTRAART
- a CDS encoding glycosyltransferase, which translates into the protein MRYMLPLLFLVALLAMLMLRGYVHSEILADHRVRPPVATDRVPERVLEGGPVIDARSTTEAAKSLRIPNHRIVLTFDDGPDPEWTPKVLDELKKYDAHGVFFVTGTMASRYPDLVRRMVDEGHEVGLHTFNHPDLSYQSPGRIDWELSQNQLVLAGAAGIRTSLFRPPYSSFADAMDNASWPVTQYIGSRGYLTVVNNTDSEDWKRPGVDAIIERATPKHGKGAIILMHDSGGDRSQTVTALGKFLPQMQERGYEFTNLTDALGAPSAHTRVTGFDLWKGKAFVYAVGVSEHLTDVMVAGLAVIGVLVFARFGLMLVLSFVHARRVRRRDFEWGEPVTRTVTVLVPAYNEKKCIANTVRSLLASDYPVEVIVIDDGSTDGTADIVQRMRLPNVRVVRQRNAGKPAALNNGIAHARNDIIVMMDGDTVFEPSTVRELVQPFGDPRVGAVAGNAKVGNRDSLIGAWQHIEYVMGFNLDRRMYDVLRCMPTIPGAVGAFRREALERVGGISEDTLAEDTDVTMALHRDGWRVVYAENARAWTEAPETVQQLWSQRYRWSYGTMQAIWKHRRAVIERGPSGRFGRVGLPFVSLFMVVAPLLAPLIDVFLLYGLVFGPTEKTVVAWLGVLAVQAVCAAYAFRLDRERMTHLLSLPLQQVLYRQLMYVVLLQSWITALTGGRLRWQKLRRTGVVVEAPGATQAQRGPAHDRRPVA